In Clostridium sp. DL-VIII, the following proteins share a genomic window:
- a CDS encoding DUF2922 domain-containing protein, with product MEYTLAMTFLTEAGLKTTLSVSGVKSTLTKDDVNALMETIISKNIFKTNSGDLVKKSGAQLTQRQVTKFEIA from the coding sequence ATGGAATATACTTTAGCTATGACTTTTTTAACTGAAGCTGGCTTAAAGACTACTTTAAGCGTTAGTGGTGTTAAATCTACGCTTACTAAAGATGACGTCAATGCACTTATGGAAACTATAATTTCCAAGAATATTTTCAAAACTAATTCTGGCGATTTAGTTAAAAAATCCGGTGCTCAATTGACTCAAAGACAAGTTACTAAATTTGAGATAGCTTAG
- a CDS encoding antibiotic biosynthesis monooxygenase, whose translation MKSEKREEFLEVVNQMTASTQDKEGYISLNFYEDTARPDNFVVEDENANKHHTQTAHFNTFVKGMSEFLCELLYAEAYDAFKI comes from the coding sequence ATCAAATCTGAAAAACGAGAGGAGTTTTTAGAGGTTGTAAACCAAATGACAGCATCAACTCAGGATAAAGAGGGATATATAAGCTTAAATTTCTATGAGGATACTGCACGGCCTGATAATTTCGTTGTTGAGGATGAGAATGCTAATAAGCATCACACACAAACTGCTCACTTTAACACATTTGTCAAAGGAATGTCTGAATTTTTATGTGAACTACTATATGCAGAAGCATATGATGCCTTCAAGATTTGA
- a CDS encoding carboxylesterase family protein, whose protein sequence is MRNNKQIILTVLAGVMTLSLVTTFCITEKNSVAKASTTSVESATEQSGTVVAGPNIAVVETEAGKVQGYSRNGIYTYHGVPYAEAKERFVPAEKVEHWDGVKLAFDYGPISPQQQRAGGSDSSWENPSRQFAMDNNSQNLNIWTPGINDNAKRPVMVWLHGGGFSTGSSAQTAAYDGANLSQKGDVVVVSVNHRLNVLGHFDLSQYGEKYKYSENVGITDIVDSLKWIRDNITQFGGDPNNITVFGESGGGAKVLALMTSPYAKGLFQKGIVESGATETMGVSFTSKEASKRVTELTLQNLGITADQIEKLQTIPYEQLSQASDKALQQTADELHIPAALGTGYGLSWEPVVDGDYMPTSPVTEKGFAEAGKDIPLLIGSNLTEWTAFSQISNMAKAQSDNPNTWSEEEIDKHLKDTYGDKADEIVNAFLKAYPDKKKADAIYVDSTTIRLPLLKIMSHKADQQGAPVYSYVFSWESPVMNGVFTSYHTSEIPFVFNNIDKADTTIGGGEDAKILEDRMSQAWINFARNGKPSSDNLPEWEAYDRQGGATMIFDNKVKLMHNHDKELMKLLAPDYQY, encoded by the coding sequence ATGAGAAATAACAAACAAATTATTTTGACTGTATTGGCTGGTGTAATGACACTTTCTCTTGTAACTACTTTCTGCATAACGGAAAAAAATTCTGTTGCAAAGGCTTCGACAACATCAGTAGAAAGTGCAACAGAACAATCTGGGACAGTTGTTGCAGGGCCTAATATCGCTGTTGTTGAGACAGAGGCTGGAAAAGTTCAGGGATACAGTAGGAATGGCATTTATACCTATCATGGAGTTCCATATGCTGAGGCAAAAGAAAGATTCGTTCCAGCAGAGAAAGTAGAGCACTGGGATGGGGTCAAACTTGCTTTTGATTATGGTCCGATATCGCCACAACAACAGAGAGCAGGCGGATCTGATAGCAGCTGGGAAAATCCGTCTAGACAGTTTGCTATGGACAATAATAGTCAGAATCTGAACATCTGGACACCTGGTATTAATGATAATGCAAAGAGACCGGTGATGGTATGGCTACATGGCGGTGGATTTTCAACAGGATCATCTGCACAAACAGCTGCTTATGATGGCGCGAATCTTAGCCAAAAAGGAGATGTTGTAGTTGTCTCAGTAAACCATCGCCTTAATGTTCTTGGACATTTTGATCTTTCTCAATATGGTGAAAAGTACAAATACTCTGAAAATGTAGGAATTACTGATATCGTAGATTCTCTTAAATGGATTCGTGACAATATTACACAGTTTGGTGGTGATCCTAATAACATTACGGTATTTGGAGAGTCAGGTGGAGGCGCTAAGGTACTTGCACTTATGACAAGCCCATATGCAAAAGGACTTTTCCAGAAAGGAATTGTTGAGAGTGGTGCGACAGAAACAATGGGAGTTAGCTTTACGTCAAAGGAAGCCAGTAAAAGGGTGACAGAACTTACACTTCAAAACCTTGGAATTACTGCAGATCAGATAGAAAAATTGCAGACTATTCCATATGAACAACTGTCACAAGCATCTGACAAAGCACTCCAGCAGACAGCGGATGAACTTCATATTCCGGCAGCACTTGGGACAGGATATGGATTATCATGGGAACCGGTAGTAGATGGAGACTATATGCCTACAAGTCCGGTAACAGAAAAAGGCTTTGCGGAAGCTGGCAAGGATATACCGCTCCTAATTGGATCAAACCTCACAGAGTGGACAGCCTTTTCACAAATCAGCAATATGGCGAAAGCACAGTCAGATAATCCAAATACATGGAGTGAAGAAGAAATTGACAAGCATTTGAAGGACACTTATGGAGATAAGGCAGATGAAATTGTAAATGCATTTCTTAAAGCATATCCTGATAAAAAGAAGGCTGATGCAATATATGTTGATTCAACTACAATCAGACTACCGCTTTTAAAGATTATGTCTCACAAGGCAGATCAACAGGGAGCACCTGTTTATTCTTATGTTTTCAGCTGGGAATCTCCGGTTATGAATGGTGTTTTCACATCATACCACACATCAGAGATACCATTTGTATTTAACAATATAGATAAAGCGGATACAACGATTGGTGGAGGTGAAGATGCCAAGATTCTGGAAGACCGAATGAGCCAGGCATGGATCAATTTCGCAAGGAACGGTAAACCAAGTTCTGACAATTTACCTGAGTGGGAAGCCTATGACCGTCAAGGTGGTGCGACAATGATTTTTGATAACAAAGTAAAGCTTATGCATAACCATGATAAAGAGCTTATGAAGCTTCTGGCACCAGATTATCAATATTAA
- a CDS encoding DUF1659 domain-containing protein encodes MAVTKSIETASLSIEVQSGTDKAGDAIYSKKTFSSVKTDAAPQNVYDVADAIKDVMEAKTRDYFINESSILANA; translated from the coding sequence ATGGCTGTAACTAAATCAATTGAAACCGCATCCCTAAGCATTGAAGTTCAAAGCGGGACTGATAAAGCAGGGGACGCAATCTACAGTAAGAAGACTTTTTCTAGTGTGAAAACAGATGCTGCTCCTCAAAATGTCTATGATGTTGCTGATGCAATAAAAGACGTTATGGAAGCTAAGACTAGAGATTACTTTATTAATGAATCTTCTATTTTAGCAAATGCATAA
- a CDS encoding AbrB/MazE/SpoVT family DNA-binding domain-containing protein, which translates to MKIEGIIRNVDPLGRVVIPKEMRKVLDINEGDPIEIVKVNNDIVLKKYSKGCIFCGSDKDVSEFNNLPVCSGCRKALRQD; encoded by the coding sequence ATGAAAATCGAAGGAATTATAAGAAATGTTGATCCATTAGGAAGGGTTGTAATACCAAAAGAAATGAGAAAAGTACTTGATATTAATGAAGGAGATCCAATTGAAATAGTTAAGGTTAATAATGATATAGTGTTGAAGAAATATAGTAAGGGTTGTATATTTTGTGGAAGCGATAAAGATGTAAGTGAATTTAATAATTTGCCTGTTTGTAGTGGTTGTAGAAAGGCTTTAAGGCAGGATTAA
- a CDS encoding phage antirepressor KilAC domain-containing protein: MGGLLIFKNERFGEIRWMKINNKDYAVGIDIAKALGYKNPRDALLRHCRGVVKHDIGVITGKRKDGTDAIQNVEMSLIPEGDIFRLAAKSELPGAEKFESWIFDEVLPSIRKTGMYATDELLDNPDLLIAAATKLKEERKARFEAEKKVKLLEPKGQFYDDVAGSKDSIEMGHVAKVLGIKGMGRNSLFSLLREKKVLDKNNIPYQQYVDLGYFRVLEQKYSVPSGETKINIKTMVFQKGIDFIMRKIREQ; this comes from the coding sequence GTGGGAGGCTTACTAATTTTCAAAAATGAAAGATTTGGTGAAATAAGATGGATGAAGATTAATAATAAGGATTATGCCGTTGGAATTGATATAGCAAAAGCTTTAGGATATAAAAATCCAAGAGATGCACTTTTAAGACATTGCAGGGGCGTCGTGAAACACGACATAGGGGTAATTACCGGAAAGAGAAAAGATGGAACGGATGCTATTCAAAATGTAGAAATGAGTTTAATACCTGAAGGTGATATTTTTCGCCTAGCTGCAAAATCTGAATTACCAGGAGCAGAAAAATTTGAATCATGGATTTTTGATGAGGTATTACCTAGTATACGAAAAACAGGAATGTATGCTACAGATGAATTATTAGATAATCCAGATTTACTTATTGCTGCAGCTACTAAGTTAAAAGAAGAAAGAAAAGCAAGGTTTGAAGCTGAAAAGAAAGTAAAATTACTGGAACCTAAAGGACAATTTTACGATGATGTTGCAGGATCTAAAGACTCTATTGAAATGGGTCATGTTGCAAAAGTTCTTGGAATTAAGGGAATGGGAAGAAATAGTTTATTTTCTTTGCTTCGGGAAAAGAAGGTTTTAGACAAAAATAATATTCCTTATCAGCAGTATGTAGATTTAGGATATTTTAGAGTATTGGAGCAGAAATACTCAGTACCTAGTGGGGAAACGAAAATTAATATAAAAACAATGGTGTTTCAAAAAGGGATAGATTTTATAATGAGAAAAATTAGAGAACAATGA
- a CDS encoding FIST N-terminal domain-containing protein: MKQKIGISRSGNLAEAVKGFVNPSLIILLSNKNKFEDHVEELEQLYPGVPSIGCTCTSYTKYSTIENGITVIAFSDCISAAANVILGLSSMPVKYISRMEEDIKRVKAESQNTICIDFATGNHSRLMTTLGSILENKNISLIGAGVDCNKVSCNGVIYEDACAYAFIKNNGRINAFKEIIYKPTDLKMVVTKADSKKYILYELNGKLAESVYCDYLNISPSKINTQYFQNPLGKWVGDEFYIMGIAQLHDGGLQCYKRINNMDIISILKLDDYKQVINNTVTAIKKDMHNISGIFSMNCTGRYTFFENENYWEDYLKTMNFTDNHVGIVAMGEHFNSQHVNLTMVCFAFE; encoded by the coding sequence ATGAAACAAAAAATTGGAATAAGTCGAAGTGGTAATTTAGCTGAAGCAGTAAAAGGATTTGTTAATCCTTCTTTAATAATACTATTATCAAATAAAAACAAATTTGAAGACCATGTAGAAGAATTAGAGCAATTGTATCCAGGTGTTCCAAGTATCGGATGTACTTGTACTAGTTATACAAAGTATTCAACAATTGAAAACGGAATAACAGTAATTGCATTTTCTGATTGTATTAGTGCAGCGGCTAATGTTATATTAGGACTTTCTTCTATGCCAGTTAAGTATATTAGTCGAATGGAAGAGGATATTAAAAGGGTAAAAGCAGAGTCGCAAAATACAATTTGTATTGATTTTGCTACAGGAAATCACAGCCGGCTAATGACAACATTAGGAAGTATCTTAGAAAATAAGAATATTTCTTTAATAGGAGCTGGTGTTGATTGCAATAAGGTTTCTTGTAATGGTGTTATATATGAAGATGCTTGCGCATATGCGTTTATTAAAAATAATGGAAGGATAAATGCTTTTAAGGAAATTATTTATAAACCAACTGATTTAAAAATGGTAGTAACTAAAGCAGATTCAAAAAAATATATTCTTTATGAATTAAATGGGAAACTGGCAGAATCAGTTTATTGTGATTATCTTAATATTTCCCCAAGTAAAATAAACACACAATACTTTCAAAACCCTTTAGGAAAATGGGTTGGTGATGAGTTTTACATAATGGGTATTGCTCAATTACATGATGGAGGATTGCAATGCTATAAACGAATAAACAATATGGATATCATTTCAATTTTAAAGTTAGATGATTACAAACAAGTTATTAATAATACAGTAACTGCAATTAAAAAGGACATGCATAATATCTCAGGCATTTTTTCTATGAATTGCACGGGCAGATATACATTTTTTGAAAATGAAAATTATTGGGAAGATTATTTGAAAACAATGAATTTTACTGATAATCACGTTGGAATTGTAGCAATGGGAGAGCATTTTAATTCACAACACGTAAATTTAACAATGGTATGTTTTGCATTTGAATAA